GACGCCGCCCGTCCCGGTGCTGTTCCCGCTCGCCGCCGTGATCGCCCCCGGACCAGCGGGCCGGTCCGCCGCCCGACCGGACATCGGCCACTCGTTCGCGCACGCGATCGGGTGACCGGCCCGGCGGACCGCGGCCGGCCTGGTCAGGCCGCGCCGACCGGCGGAGTCGGAGGCGCGGACCTGTCGAACGGGATGGAGACCGGGTCGGTGCTTACGGCTTGGCGGCGCGGTTCGCGGTCAGTCGGGGGTGCCGGACCGTCGGAAGTCGCGGGTCAGTCCGCGCGGCAGCCAGATCACCTTCTCCGCCCCGGCCGTCCGCGTCGGCTCGTCCTCGACCCGCTCCCGGGTCCAGTCCGGGTCGCGGTCCGGGGCCGGCGGCGACGCCGCCCCCGCCGCGCGACGAGCGGCGCGGCGGGAACGGCGTCGTGTGGCGCGTCCGGCCTACGCGGGCATGAGCTGGTAGTCCGGGAAGTTGCCCGGCTGACGCTCGGCGGACGGGCCCTGGGTGACGGAGCGCACGAGCAGCTCGCCGCCGACGAAGGCGCCGCGCCAGGAGGCGCCGAAGCCGCCGAACAGCTCGTCACGGTCGCCCCGCGAACGCGGCTTGCCCAGGCCGATCTTGAAGGCGCGGACCTCCGACGCCAGCCGCCGGGCGGTCTGCTCGTCGTCGCAGGACAGGGTGGCGACGAGGGCGCCGTTGCTGGCGTTCATGGCGGCCAGCAGCTCGGCCTCGGTGTCGACCAGCACGATGGTGTCGACCGGGCCGAACGGCTCGGCGTGGTGCAGGGGGGAGCTGGGCGGCGGGGCCAGCAGGGTCACCGGCGGGAGATAGGCGGAGGTGTCCTGCCCGGCGAGGAAGTGGCCGTCGGCGAGGCTGCTCCGGTGCAACGGTATGGCGCCGCGGTCGACGGCTTCCGCGACCAGATCGCCCAGCTCCTTCGCCTTGGCGGCGTTGATGAGCGGACCGAAGTCCAGCTCCGGCAGCGGGTCACCGGGCGCGGCCACGGCCAGCGGGTGGCCGACGCGCACGGAGCGCACGGCCGGGAGATAGGCGGCGAGGAAGGAGTCGAAGAGGGAGCGCTGGACGACGAAACGCGGGTACGCGGTGCAGCGCTGCTTCCCGTAGTCGAACAGCTTGGGGATGACGGCGGTCAGCGCGTCCCAGTCCGAGTACTCCCAGATGCCCCAGCAGTTGAGGCCCTCCTGCTCCAGGATGTGCCGCTTGCCGAGGTCGGCGACGGCGGTCGCGACGCGGGCGCCGGTGTCCCGGCCGCCGACGAACGACACACAGCCGATCTCCGGGGAGCGCACCAGCGGCTCGGACAGCTCGCCGCCGCTGCCGCTGACCAGGGTGACGGGGACGCCCTCGCGGTGGATGAGGGCGCAGGCGAGCGTCAGACAGGCCAGGCCGCCGCCGGTCGGGGTCTTGGCGATCACCGCGTTCCCGGCGAGGGCCTGCACGAGCATGGCGTGGACCAGGACGCTCATCGGGTAGTTCCAGCTCGCGATGTTGCTGACCGGGCCGTCCAGCGGGACCCGGTCGCCGAGCATCGGCTCGATGCCGTCGACGTACCAGCGCACGCCGTCGATGGCCCGGTCCACGTCGGCGCGGGCCAGCCGCCAGGGCTTGCCGATCTCCCAGACCAGCAACAGGGCGAGCAGGTCGCGGTGTTCGGTCAGCGCGTCCAGGGCCGCGGAGATCCGGGCCCCGCGCTCGGCGAGCGGGACGTGGCGCCAGGCGCGGTGCTGGTCGAGACAGGCGCGGACGGCCTGCCGGGCGGTGTCGGCGTCCAGCCGGGGCGGGCCCACGATGGGACTGCCGTCGATCGGGGAGGTGGCGGGCAGGGTTCTGCCGTCGGCCTGCCAGCCGCCGTTCCAGAGGTTGAGGACATGGTCGTCGCGGAACGCCTCGGGCGCGACGGCCAGGCAGCGCTGCCAGGCGTCGGCCCAGGCGGTCCCGGGCTTGAGGGCGAGAGTGGGCGGCATCGGACGGCTCCGTTCTGGTGGCACGGATGAGCGGAAGGAACGGTGGCGCGGAACACGGGCGGGGCGGCCGGTGCGAACGCCCTGGGCAGGGCGTGCCGACCGGGGAACGGCCCCCGGACACCGGTCACATCGTCGTGGGCCCCGCACTGCTGCCCCGGCCCGGCCGCGAGGGCGCCGCGCCCGGCCCGGGGTGAACTCGGGGGAGAACTTCCCGCCCGAGCGCCCCGACTAACGAATTCCGGTCAGTCGGAAGGCCGTTCCGGCACGGGCGGCGCGGAATCCGGAGAACGGCGAACGGCCGTCATCCGCCGATCCGCCGATCCGCCGATCCGCCGCTCGCCGTCCGCCGCGCCGCGCGCGTCACCCCGGCGGCTTTCCTCACCCGTTCATCCGCGCACCGTCACCTGTGGCTTCCCCACCCGGACCCTTCGTGGCGAAAGGTCCCCTTGGCGCGGATGAGCCAGCCGGGCGGCGGGGCGCGGGCGGGCACGAGTCGGCGGGGTGGCGCCGCCGCGCCACCCCGCCGACCGAACGGTCGGTCAGCCGGGCCAGACGCCGGTCACGCGGTGCGTCGCCACGGCGCCGCCGCGGTCCACGGCGGCCTTCACCACGGCGAAGATGGCGCCCTGGAGTGCCGCCGCCAGGAGGATCTCCCGCCACGCGCGGTCCTCGTCGGTGGCGTCGGGCGCGTCTTCGTCATGGCCGATCACCTTCCACGCCTGCTTGAACGCCGCGCCCGCCACCGCGCCGCCGAGGGCGCCGAGGGCCAGGCCGACCGGCTTGTAGACGATCTTCGAAGCCTTCATCGGCTCCTCCAGGCCCGCACGGCGGTCACCGAGACCACGACCGCCGCGGTCGCCGCGGCCGTCCCGGCCACGACCGGCACCGGGTTGCCGCGCACGGCGCGCGTCGCGCGGTCCGCGCTCTGTCGCACCCGGGCCTTCACATCCGTCCTGGCGGCCAGCCGGGCCACCGTCTCGCCCAGCTCCTCGCGGGTGTCCGCCACCCGCTCACGCAGCTCGCGCGTGCTCGCCGTCTCGGCCCCGCCGGTCATCGGTGCGCCCTTTCCCTGATCTCGGTGACGTCGGCCCGCACGCTGTCGATCGCCCGCTCCGGCACCGGGGGTGTGGCCTGCCGGACCTTCTTGCGGCCCAGCGCCGCCAGCACCGCGGCCAGGGCCAGCAGCACCCCGGACACGATCAGCGCCGCGGCCCACACCGGCAGCGCCAGTGCCAGCGCCGCGATCCCGGTGGCCACCAGCGCCTGGAAAGCGACGATGGCCACGATCGCGGCGCCGCCGTACAGGCCGCCGCCGATCCCGAACCGCTTCCCCTTGTCCGCCATCTCTCCCTGCGCCAGTCGCAGTTCGTCGCGCACCAGACGCGAGATCTGCTGCGACGCGCGGGAGACCAGCGCGCCGACCGAGTCCTCGTGGACGTCCGTCCCGGGCCGGTGGTCGGTGCTCGTCATCACGTCTCACCTCAACTTCCTTGCTCGCCCGGCCCGAATACCCCGGCCCGCCGCGCTCATGCCACCGGCCGGCCGTTCAGCGCAGGTGGACCCCGATCAGGCAGGTGTCGTCGTCGGTGTCCGCGTTGCTGTGGGTGAGCACATGGTCGAGCCGGCGTTCGAGGTCGTCGGTGGCGGCCTGAGCTGTGGTCAGCAGTCGCCCCAGGGACTGCTGCACGGAGCGGTCCCGTCGCTCGATCAGCCCGTCCGTGAACATCAGCAGCGTGTCGCCCGTCCGCAGCTGGACCTGCCCCTCCTCGTAGCCGGTCTCGGCCAGCGCGCCCAGCAGCAGCCCGTTCAGCATGGGCAGGGTGGTGGTCTCCCGGTCGCGGATCAGCACGGGTGGCAGGTGCCCGGCCCTCGCCCAGCGCAACAGCCGGGTCCGCGAGTCGTACAGCGCGCAGACGGCCGTCGCGGTCACGTGGTCGGTGAGGTGGTGGGCGACGAGGTTCAGCCAGGACAGGAGCTGCGCCGGGCCCGCGCCGGTGGTGGCCAGGCCGCGCAGGGCGTTGCGCAGGACGACCATGTCGGTGGCCGCCCCGATGCCGTGGCCCGCCACGTCGCCCACGCACAGCAGGATCTCCTTGGACGGCAGCACCACCGCGTCGTACCAGTCGCCGCCCACCAGATGCTCGATCTCGGCGGGCCGGTACCGGACGGCGATCCGCAGCCCGGGGGCGTCGATCGGGCCCCGGGCCGGCGGCATGATGGCGTGCTGGAGCTGGAGCGCCAGGCGGCTGTGCTCCGCCGACTCCTGCTCGCTGTGGGCGAGCCGGTCCCGGGTCGCGGCCAGCGCCACCTCGGTCCAGTGCTGGGCGGAGATGTCCTGGTAGGCGCCCCGCACCGAGCGCACCTGGCCGCGCGCGTCCAGGACCGGCTCGGCCACCACCCGGATGTGCCGCACGACGCCGTCCGGACGCTGGAGGCGGAACGCGGTGGACGCGGACCGGCGGTGATGGAGCAGGGTGCGCAGGAAACGGCCGATGGCGACGTCGTCGTCCGGGTGCGCGTGCGCGGGAAGCTGGTCCAGCGGGATCGGGCCCGCGGTCGGCGGCAGCCCGTAGAGCGCGAAGAGCTGGCTGTTCCAGGTCGTCTCGCCGGTCGTGACGTCCTCCTCGAACCCGCCGATGCGCCCCAGGCGCTGGGCGTGCTGGAGGAGCGTGGAAAGCCGGGCGGTCTCGTCCAGCACGCGCCACACCAGCAGCACGCCCCGGCCGTGCCGGCTCAGGCCCACGTCGGCGGTCGCGGTCAGCGGCACCTGGCCGACCAGGGCGGTGAGGGCCATCCGCTCGGCGCGGAACGGCTCACCCGTGGCGTACACGTGCTCGATCCGCGCGAACAGACCGCTCTCCCCCGCCGTCAGCGGATACGCCTCCAGCAGCAGCCCGCCCACCAGCGCGGCGCGTGGGCGGCCGGCGGGGTCGAGGAAGCGGCTGTTGACGTGGTGGATGCGGAAGTCGGCCAGCCCGCCGCCGTCGTCCAGGTGCGGCAGGAGGACCAGCGCGGAGTCGTGCAGGCCGTCGGCCAGGTCCACGAGCTCCGAGACGGCCGGGTCGGGAGCCGGGACGTCCCGCGCGGGCGGCCGTCCGGCGGGCTCCGGGTCCCGCGCCTCCAGCGCGTACGCGCACAACTCGGCCAGGGACTCCACCTGCCGCCGGATCGCCGGTGGCTGCGGCTCCAGCGTGCCGGGCCAGCAGACCTCCAGCACGCCGAGCACGCGCCCGCCCACCCGGGCCGGCACGGCCGCCCGCCCGCCGGGCGACTCCCGGTGGCCGATCGACGGCAGGCCGGACCCGGCCAGCGAGGGGATCCACACCGCCGTGTGCCCGGCGAGCGCGCGGCCCGCCACCGTGGCCACCCCGGGTGGCACATGGCGCCACCGGGCGGCCTCCTCGGGCACGAACCCGGCCTGGCCGGCCAGGCGGAGCGACAGGTCAGGACCCGCCGCCCAGACGGCGACGGCGCCGGCGCCGAGCGGCGCCAGCGCGTGGGTCAGGATCGACTCGGCGACCTGCTGGGCGTCGTCCCCGGCGGCCAGGGCGCCGCTCTCCGCGGTGCGCAGCCGGACGGCGACGGCCGGACCGCCGGCCTCCTGGGCGGTCGCGGTGAGGGTGTCGGGCGCGGACCGGTTGACGATGTCGGCGGCCAGCTCCAGCGGTGACAGACCCGCCCGCCGGGCGAGGCCGGTGAGCTGCCGGTCCGCCTCGGCCGGTCCGCATCCCAGCCGTTCGACCAGCACGCCCTTGGCCAGCTCGATCAGCGCGCGGCCGTTCGCCGCGGCCCGCTCCTCCGCCAGCCGCCGGCGCAGCCGCTCCACCGTGGCGGCGAGCCTGCCGGCATCGGCCGGCGCGGGCCTGGGCGCGGGACCGGTCCCGGTCCCGGTCCCGGTCCCGGTCCCGCGCCCAGGCTCACCGGGGCGATCCGGTCCGCGCGGGTCTGGCCGCTGGGAGTTGTGCACGTGCCGCTCCTCGTGAGCCTCACGCGTCCAGCCAGCGTCGGACGCACGCGATGAAGTCGTCGGTGTCGATGGGCTTGGTGACGTGGTCGCTCGCGCCCGAGGCGAGGCTCTTCTCCCGGTCACCCGGCATCGCCTTCGCGGTGACCGCGATGATCGGCAGCTCCGCGTACCCGGGCAGGGCGCGGATGGCGGTGGTCGCCGCGTAGCCGTCCATCTCCGGCATCATCACGTCCATCAGGACAAGGTCGACCTCCGGGTGGCCGCGCAGCGTCTCGATCCCCCTGCGGCCGTTGTCGGCGCGCAGCACCCGCATGCCGTGCAGCTCCAGGATGCCGGTGAGGGCGAAGACGTTCCGCGCGTCGTCGTCCACCACCAGCACGGTCCGCCCGGCCAGCGCGCCGTCGGTCGACTCGGCCGGCGCCGCGGCGTCCTCGGCCCGGACCAGGGGGAGCACGCCGCCCGGGTCGTGGGCGCTGAGGTGCAGCGTGACGCGCTCGCGCAGCTCGTCCAGGCTGGACAGCAGCTCCAGCGGCCGGTCCGCGGCACGGGCCCGCAGCGCCGCCTCGTGCTCCGGGCCCAGACGGCGGTTGTGGTGGGCGAGGACGGGCACCCCGCGCACGGCCGGATCGCTCCCCAGCGCCTCCAGGAACCGCAGCGCCGTGTCATCGGGCAGGCTCAGCTCCAGGACCACGCAGTGGCAGCTGCGAGCGGCCAGCACGGCCGCCGCCTGCTGAGTGTCGGTGGCGGTGACGACCTCGGCCCGGCCGGGGGAGTCGGTCCGGCCCGGGCTCTGGGCGAGGTCGGCCACCGCGTTCTCGGTGACCAGGGAGAGCAGCCCGCGCGGATCGCGCTCGACCACCAGCACCCGGCGCCGGTGCTGCTCCGGCGGCGCGGCCGGCGGCGCGGCGGCCCCCGGTCCCTCCGTGGACGGACCGGCGAAGTCGGGCCGGGCCACGGGCAGATAGAGGGTGAATGTGCTGCCTTCGCCCGGCGTGCTCGACGCGGTGATCGCCCCGCCGAGCAGGTAGGCGATCTCCCGGCTGATGGACAGACCGAGGCCGGTGCCGCCGTACTTGCGGCTCGTGGTGCCGTCGGCCTGCTGGAAGGCGCCGAAGATCGTCTCCAGTTGCTGTTCGGGGATGCCGATGCCGGTGTCGCGGACCCGGAACGCGATGGCCGCGCCGTGGTGGCGGACCGAGGCGGGCAGCTCGGCCGGGGCCACCGGCTCCATCCGCAGCTCGACGCTGCCGGACTCGGTGAACTTCACGGCGTTGGACAGCAGGTTGCGCAGCACCTGCCGCAGCCGGGAGTCGTCGGTCAGCAGGCCCATCGGCACCCCGGGGGCCTCGGTCACCCGGAATTCGAGGCCCTTCTCGGTGGTCAGCGGGCGGAAGGTGACCTCGGCGTACTCCACCAGGCGGCGCAGCGGGACGCGTTCGGGGTGAACGTCCATCTTGCCGGCCTCGACCTTCGACAGGTCGAGGATGTCGTTGATGAGCTGGAGCAGGTCGGAGCCGGCGGAGTGGATGATGCCCGCGTACTCCACCTGCTTGGCGGTCAGGTTCCGGTTGGGGTTCTGCGCGAGCAACTGGGCGAGGACCAGCAGGCTGTTGAGCGGGGTGCGCAGCTCGTGGCTCATGTTGGCCAGGAACTCCGACTTGTACGTGGAGGCGAGCGACAGCTGCTGGGCGCGGTCCTCCAGCTCCTGCCGGGCCTGCTCGATCTCCAGGTTCTTGGTCTCGATGTCGCTGTTCTGGGCGGCGAGCAGGGCCGCCTTCTCCTCCAGCTCGGCGTTGGAGAGCTGGAGTTCCTCCTGCCGGATCTGGAGCTCCTCCGAGCGCGCCTGGAGCTCGGCGGTCAACCGCTGCGAGCGCTCCAGAAGTTCATCCGTGCGGGCGTTGGCCAGGATCGTATTGACGTTGACGCCGATGGTCTCCATCAGCTGTTCCAGGAAGTCCCGGTGCACCGGCGTGAAGGCGTGCGTCGAGGCCAGCTCGATCACCCCGAGCACCTGCTCCTCCGCCACGATGGGCAGCACCATCAGGCTGGCCGCGGCGGCCGAGCCCAGGCCGGAGGAGATGGTGACGTAGCCGTCCGGCAGGTCGTCCACGGCGATGACGCGGCGGCTGCGCGCCGCCTGCCCGACCAGCGACTGGCCCAGGCGGAAGCGGACGGGCCGCTCCGCGCCGTGCGGATGGCCGTAGGAGCCGATCAGCTTCAGCTCCGTGCCCCCGGCGTGCTCCTCGGCGAGATAGAACGCCCCGAACTGCGCGCCGACCAGCGGCGTCAGCTCGTCCATGATCAGATCGGCCACCACCGACAGGTCCCGCCGACCCTGCATCAGGCCGGATATACCGGCCAGGTTGGTCTTCAGCCAGTCCTTCTCCTGGTTGGCCCGGGTGGTCTCGCGCAGGGACCCCACCATCGAGTTGATGTTGTCCTTCAGCTCCGCGACCTCGCCGGAGGCGTCCACGGTGATGGACCGGGTCAGGTCGCCCTCGGCCACCGCGCTGGCGACCTCGGCGATCGCCCGCACCTGACGGGTGAGGTTCCCCGCCAGCTCGTTGACGTTCTCGGTGAGCCGCTTCCAGGTGCCGGAGACGCCCTCCACCTCGGCCTGCCCGCCGAGGCGCCCCTCGCTGCCCACCTCGCGGGCCACGCGGGTGACTTCGGCGGCGAACGCGGAGAGCTGGTCGACCATCGTGTTGATGGTGGTCTTCAGCTCCAGGATCTCGCCGCGCGCGTCCACGTCGATCTTGCGCGTCAGGTCGCCCCGCGCCACCGCGGTCGTCACCTGGGCGATGTTCCGCACCTGGTTGGTGAGGTTGGTGGCCATGGAGTTGACGTTGTCCGTGAGGTCCTTCCAGGTGCCGGCCACGTTGGGCACCCGTGCCTGGCCGCCGAGCATGCCCTCGGTGCCGACCTCGCGGGCGACGCGGGTGACTTCGTCGGCGAAGGCGGAGAGTGTGTCGACCATCGTGTTGATCACCCCGGCCAGGGCGGCGACCTCGCCCTTCGCCTCGACCGTGATCTTCTGCGACAGGTCGCCGCGCGCCACGGCCGTCGCCACCTGCGCGATGGAGCGCACCTGGCCGGTGAGGTTGGACGCCATCACGTTGACGTTGTCGGTCAGGTCCTTCCAGGTGCCGGAGACGCCCCGCACGGTCGCCTGGCCGCCCAGGTTGCCCTCGGTGCCGACCTCGCGGGCGACGCGGGTGACTTCGTCGGCGAAGGCGGAGAGCTGGTCGACCATCGTGTTGATGGTGGTCTTCAGCTCCAGGATCTCGCCGCGCGCCGTGACCGTGATCTTCTGCGACAGGTCGCCCCGCGCCACCGCGGTCGCCACCTGCGCGATGGAGCGC
Above is a window of Streptomyces sp. NBC_01803 DNA encoding:
- a CDS encoding aldehyde dehydrogenase family protein, whose protein sequence is MPPTLALKPGTAWADAWQRCLAVAPEAFRDDHVLNLWNGGWQADGRTLPATSPIDGSPIVGPPRLDADTARQAVRACLDQHRAWRHVPLAERGARISAALDALTEHRDLLALLLVWEIGKPWRLARADVDRAIDGVRWYVDGIEPMLGDRVPLDGPVSNIASWNYPMSVLVHAMLVQALAGNAVIAKTPTGGGLACLTLACALIHREGVPVTLVSGSGGELSEPLVRSPEIGCVSFVGGRDTGARVATAVADLGKRHILEQEGLNCWGIWEYSDWDALTAVIPKLFDYGKQRCTAYPRFVVQRSLFDSFLAAYLPAVRSVRVGHPLAVAAPGDPLPELDFGPLINAAKAKELGDLVAEAVDRGAIPLHRSSLADGHFLAGQDTSAYLPPVTLLAPPPSSPLHHAEPFGPVDTIVLVDTEAELLAAMNASNGALVATLSCDDEQTARRLASEVRAFKIGLGKPRSRGDRDELFGGFGASWRGAFVGGELLVRSVTQGPSAERQPGNFPDYQLMPA
- a CDS encoding DUF4235 domain-containing protein; the protein is MKASKIVYKPVGLALGALGGAVAGAAFKQAWKVIGHDEDAPDATDEDRAWREILLAAALQGAIFAVVKAAVDRGGAVATHRVTGVWPG
- a CDS encoding DUF3618 domain-containing protein; this translates as MTGGAETASTRELRERVADTREELGETVARLAARTDVKARVRQSADRATRAVRGNPVPVVAGTAAATAAVVVSVTAVRAWRSR
- a CDS encoding phage holin family protein, with amino-acid sequence MTSTDHRPGTDVHEDSVGALVSRASQQISRLVRDELRLAQGEMADKGKRFGIGGGLYGGAAIVAIVAFQALVATGIAALALALPVWAAALIVSGVLLALAAVLAALGRKKVRQATPPVPERAIDSVRADVTEIRERAHR
- a CDS encoding SpoIIE family protein phosphatase: MHNSQRPDPRGPDRPGEPGRGTGTGTGTGTGPAPRPAPADAGRLAATVERLRRRLAEERAAANGRALIELAKGVLVERLGCGPAEADRQLTGLARRAGLSPLELAADIVNRSAPDTLTATAQEAGGPAVAVRLRTAESGALAAGDDAQQVAESILTHALAPLGAGAVAVWAAGPDLSLRLAGQAGFVPEEAARWRHVPPGVATVAGRALAGHTAVWIPSLAGSGLPSIGHRESPGGRAAVPARVGGRVLGVLEVCWPGTLEPQPPAIRRQVESLAELCAYALEARDPEPAGRPPARDVPAPDPAVSELVDLADGLHDSALVLLPHLDDGGGLADFRIHHVNSRFLDPAGRPRAALVGGLLLEAYPLTAGESGLFARIEHVYATGEPFRAERMALTALVGQVPLTATADVGLSRHGRGVLLVWRVLDETARLSTLLQHAQRLGRIGGFEEDVTTGETTWNSQLFALYGLPPTAGPIPLDQLPAHAHPDDDVAIGRFLRTLLHHRRSASTAFRLQRPDGVVRHIRVVAEPVLDARGQVRSVRGAYQDISAQHWTEVALAATRDRLAHSEQESAEHSRLALQLQHAIMPPARGPIDAPGLRIAVRYRPAEIEHLVGGDWYDAVVLPSKEILLCVGDVAGHGIGAATDMVVLRNALRGLATTGAGPAQLLSWLNLVAHHLTDHVTATAVCALYDSRTRLLRWARAGHLPPVLIRDRETTTLPMLNGLLLGALAETGYEEGQVQLRTGDTLLMFTDGLIERRDRSVQQSLGRLLTTAQAATDDLERRLDHVLTHSNADTDDDTCLIGVHLR
- a CDS encoding hybrid sensor histidine kinase/response regulator, with protein sequence MSDATAAGSRSRTARGAAKVGEPELRRLLAGLTAVRDGDFGTRLPDDAGGLLGEIATVFNGMVDQLSLFTSEVTRVAREVGTDGRLGGQAEVPGVSGTWQALTESVNAMAGNLTTQVRDIAQVATAVARGDLSQKIDVDARGEILVLKETVNTMVDQLSAFADEVTRVAREVGSEGRLGGQAQVPGVGGVWRDLTDSVNFMAGNLTDQVRNIAQVTTAVAQGDLSQKITVDARGEILELKSTVNTMVDQLSAFADEVTRMAREVGTEGMLGGQAEVPGVGGVWRDLTDSVNFMAGNLTDQVRSIAQVATAVARGDLSQKITVTARGEILELKTTINTMVDQLSAFADEVTRVAREVGTEGNLGGQATVRGVSGTWKDLTDNVNVMASNLTGQVRSIAQVATAVARGDLSQKITVEAKGEVAALAGVINTMVDTLSAFADEVTRVAREVGTEGMLGGQARVPNVAGTWKDLTDNVNSMATNLTNQVRNIAQVTTAVARGDLTRKIDVDARGEILELKTTINTMVDQLSAFAAEVTRVAREVGSEGRLGGQAEVEGVSGTWKRLTENVNELAGNLTRQVRAIAEVASAVAEGDLTRSITVDASGEVAELKDNINSMVGSLRETTRANQEKDWLKTNLAGISGLMQGRRDLSVVADLIMDELTPLVGAQFGAFYLAEEHAGGTELKLIGSYGHPHGAERPVRFRLGQSLVGQAARSRRVIAVDDLPDGYVTISSGLGSAAAASLMVLPIVAEEQVLGVIELASTHAFTPVHRDFLEQLMETIGVNVNTILANARTDELLERSQRLTAELQARSEELQIRQEELQLSNAELEEKAALLAAQNSDIETKNLEIEQARQELEDRAQQLSLASTYKSEFLANMSHELRTPLNSLLVLAQLLAQNPNRNLTAKQVEYAGIIHSAGSDLLQLINDILDLSKVEAGKMDVHPERVPLRRLVEYAEVTFRPLTTEKGLEFRVTEAPGVPMGLLTDDSRLRQVLRNLLSNAVKFTESGSVELRMEPVAPAELPASVRHHGAAIAFRVRDTGIGIPEQQLETIFGAFQQADGTTSRKYGGTGLGLSISREIAYLLGGAITASSTPGEGSTFTLYLPVARPDFAGPSTEGPGAAAPPAAPPEQHRRRVLVVERDPRGLLSLVTENAVADLAQSPGRTDSPGRAEVVTATDTQQAAAVLAARSCHCVVLELSLPDDTALRFLEALGSDPAVRGVPVLAHHNRRLGPEHEAALRARAADRPLELLSSLDELRERVTLHLSAHDPGGVLPLVRAEDAAAPAESTDGALAGRTVLVVDDDARNVFALTGILELHGMRVLRADNGRRGIETLRGHPEVDLVLMDVMMPEMDGYAATTAIRALPGYAELPIIAVTAKAMPGDREKSLASGASDHVTKPIDTDDFIACVRRWLDA